The proteins below are encoded in one region of Belonocnema kinseyi isolate 2016_QV_RU_SX_M_011 chromosome 1, B_treatae_v1, whole genome shotgun sequence:
- the LOC117180905 gene encoding trypsin-1-like, with product MGKKSFLTLLLACAVLSHALMALSEKNIGNMFDNRKMTKEDSSDIHIRKKCLIDKMPHKHVASKIQGVPNIVEVQKNFVTACAGSILASAIILTAAHCLSAKNVGYSVLSYTPLKKFGTRHRFMKVIKHPDYRRRDFSNDLALIKILPHIDFHFHEKIDLFHGYIFPFTYGTLSGWKYIDKTPRNQKKFSIKLKSTHVPIISRVECRKAYKKIARITDKHVCTLDRTGKLGSREGDNGGPLIVKGQLLGVFSIRKGIIDGRTPDVFVNLNDPANKAWVLTTKEELLA from the exons ATGgggaaaaaatctttcttgactCTCCTATTAGCATGTGCAGTCTTATCTCATGCACTTATGGCCTTGTCAGAAAAGAATATtg GAAATATGTTCGATAACCGTAAAATGACCAAAG AGGATTCATCGGATATTCATATTcgtaaaaagtgtttaattgatAAAATGCCACACAAACATGTCGCATCAAAAATTCAAGGTGTTCCTAACATTGtcgaagttcaaaaaaattttgttactgcTTGCGCTGGGAGTATATTAGCCTCCGCCATCATTTTAACTGCTGCCCATTGTCTTTCAGCGAAAAATGTTGGTTACTCCGTTCTCTCGTATACACCATTGAAAAAGTTTGGAACTCGCCACAGATTTATGAAGGTAATAAAGCACCCAGACTATAGACGACGTGATTTTTCGAACGATCTTGCCTTGATCAAAATTCTACCACATATCGACTTTCACTTTCAtgagaaaattgatctatttcatggATATATTTTTCCATTTACTTATGGCACTCTCAGTGGCTGGAAATACATTGACAAGACACCACG aaaccaaaagaaattttctataaaattgaagTCAACCCATGTACCTATAATCAGCAGAGTGGAGTGTCGTAAGGCCTACAAGAAAATAGCTCGCATTACAGATAAACATGTTTGTACTCTTGATAGAACTGGAAAACTAGGTTCTCGCGAAGGCGATAATGGTGGCCCTTTAATTGTCAAAGGTCAACTACTAGGTGTTTTTTCTATTCGTAAGGGGATTATAGATGGACGAACGCCAGATGTTTTTGTTAACCTTAATGATCCTGCCAACAAGGCTTGGGTCCTTACAACCAAAGAAGAACTTTtagcctaa